The Pyrus communis chromosome 12, drPyrComm1.1, whole genome shotgun sequence genomic sequence ATGTAGGTGCTCTTGGTTGGTGGgacttatttataaattttgggTACAGTTTCTGTGCCTCTTGTGCCTATATATCCTATTCCGCATGTACATTTTCTGGTGCTTgcttttatatataaattaaagatCTGCTCCTATTTTGGTTGACTAAGAAGTGCATATATTTCACAGTATTGCAGAATGCTTTGCCTTTCTTGTCTGTACAAAGTGGTCTAATCCAGTGATTCATAGAAGTGCTCATTCAAGAGAAGCTACTTCATCTTCTACAACTATTAGATATCTTGACTGGAATAGCGGTTTAGTAGTTTCAGCAGAAGAGGATCAAAATCAAGATAGAATGTGTGGTCTGCAAGATATTGGTGGGCATCTTATGAAAATTCCAGTGATTGGTTTTCAAGTTCTCCTTTGTATGCGCCTTGAGGTATGTCACGTTTCTGGGTTGTGGTTCATGGCTACATTTTGGAGAATCTTATTAACTAACCTTCTGTAACTTCAAATTTCAGGGAACTCCAGCAAATGCTAGACATATCCCACTTCTAGTTctcttctctcctctttttttacTCCAAGGCGCCGGTGTACTATTGTCTGCATGTAGGTTGGTGGAGAAAATTGTACTTTTGTTGCGTACTGGGGCTGGCACCGGATTATATTTTAGAGTTTCTTCAAGAGCTCATGACTGCTTCGGGTTTTTGCACCGTGGTTCTAGGTaggaagtttttgttttttgttttttgttaatcAACTCTTCCCTGTTCTGAAAGGATCTTTAATAAGAAGATTTCAACCCATTGGATTTATATAAGCAGTAAGAGCAGTGAATATCCTATGGAATGATAAAAATTGTTTACTGCAGGCTACTGGGCTGGTGGTCGATTGATGAAAGAAGTCGAGAAGAAGATGCCAGACTGTTTCATGAGGGGGCTTCAGGGTTAGTATTGTTCTTGTCTTCTATGTTCTCTGGGAAATAATTTATTCAAATGTGTTACAGTTTGCAGTTTGAACTATCTTCGGGTAATTAACAAATTCATAAAACTTCTAGATGTAGCGTTTCTGACATTTGTATATTTGATTCCTAAAATGCAGATATAACACTTTTTCTGGTTATCCACCTGAGAtagtgaagaaaatgcccaagaAGGATCTCACTGAGGAGGTGATCATAGCGCCTTCGTTTTTGTTGCTTTTGGCTAGCATTATGATTTGTATCAgtccaaaaaataattaaattacaatttgtATGTGTATTGGCCAATTTTTTTCCTCTCCCTCCTTTATGTTGTTAATATTGTTTGTGATCATCTAAAATTATCAGGTATGGAGACTTCAAGCAGCTCTTGGTGAACAGACAGAAATCACCAAGTACAGCCAGCAGGAGTACGAAAGACTTCAAAATGTAATCTAATCTCCATCCGTAACTAGTTGTAGCGCATGCGCATGTGTTATTTCATTTTCAGAATCTGGAGATCTTCGATTGTGATTGAAATTTTCTATGATACTCTACTGCTCAGGAAAAAGTGTTATGTCGCGTTTGCTTCGAGGGAGAGATCAGTGTGGTCCTGCTACCATGTCGACATCGTGTCCTTTGCAGGTACAATCGTATTTTGCTAtgcttttttgtcaatttgataTAGATGTATTCGTGCTCATTGTTTTTCAATATCGTGCAGTTCCTGCTCTGACAAGTGTAAAAAGTGCCCGATATGCCGTGAATCAATCGAGAAGCGCTTACCTGTCTATGATGTTTAGGTTTAAATCCTCCCTGCATCGAATTTTGTTTACAATATGGAACTGGGGTACATAGAGCGGGACGATAACCTTGATTCAGCACATGTTCTGAACACAGATTATACTGCAACTTCCATGGAGTTTTTCTGGTGCTAGTTAAGCAAAGCAAAGGATTATAGGAGATGCAGGATGTGCAGTCTCTTTTACTAAAACTGAGTAGCTTTTTTCTCTCAGTTTTTCTACCTTGTGCAACTGTAAATATAGAGGTGAAATTACTATCATAACAAGTAAGTTTTCGTATGCGATATGGTAGCATGGATGACGTTAATATTCCGGGAAATTAATACAAAAGATGGAGGTCATTTCATAGGAGATTTGAGAAAAAAGTATTTCGTTTAAAATTTTTACtttatacacattttttttagtttccgACAGTTGAATTGAAAGAAACGAAGTTGCAGCATTCTATCTTTTCTCATGATTTCATTCAATACAAAAATATACCGTCAATCATAAGTGAGTATTACGAGGATAAattctatatatactaaaactaaGTTAAGGAGCTTCACTGTTTCTAATCACAGTGAAAGAATGGAAATACCCCAATTTACTGTTTAATTTTAGCATACTTGAAGCCGGTATGCTATGCCATCAGCTGCCTCTAATTTTGTAAACCGTTAATACTAtcttaaaattgaaattatgaaTCCTTGTAATTGAAATGCCAATGATTTGAAGCTcgtgattgaattattacagTTCATAAGACGTATTGAATACCTTTTTTCGAACCGTCTCTCGCAGCGGAATCACTGCCACCAACAGCTCTGGCGGCGCAGTTCGTCGTTGTCCAGTATTCCTCCAAAATTCCACTATCTCTCGTTGCTCTCTCCGACTCAGTGCGTCTCTATTCTTCCAGGTACACCCATATCTATATCCCAAACGACTCCTTATATGTATCTATTTGTTAGAGAAGGCTTTTGCCCTTTGGGTGCAATTTTATCTGCTCTCTGCATTGGATTTGATGTCTTCTCGGTCCTTATTTTTTTGTCCAGCAATGGAGCTTGTATTATCGCTTGAGAAATTGGCAAATGAAAGCTGCTTCTCGGTCCTTATATTTTATGTTCTGCTTTTACCTTTGTAGGTGGAGGCCATCAGGAAAATATCTGAATATGTTGCTCAACTAAGGACCCTTTGCAAAGGGCACGGTAGGAACCCATAATTCAATTTCGTTGCCATCTTTATCTTACGTTTTACTTATCCGATTTCATTTTCCGTTTCTTTAAGCCCAGCCGCTgcttaagagcaactccagcatGAGGAAGGCCCCTAGGGCAACTTCCTATTCAATCCctctaatgaacagtaactgcctttaatgaacagtacttACCTTTTACATCTCCATCCTTAATTTGAATAGACAtggcaataggtaataaaatattaatattttttattttataaaaaataaaaaataattttatttgtaatttcagataggattttttacatttaaaaa encodes the following:
- the LOC137710876 gene encoding uncharacterized protein codes for the protein MMNWWRVLKSVQALAAHSLLFSFTLLLVLKLDGFAASYSWWIIFFPLWIFHAVVARGRFSLPAPSVPHSRLWAPCHTIAATPLLVAFELLLCIYLESVSVHGFAAVNLKVVFLPLLAFEIIILIDNFRMCRALMPGDDESMSDEAIWETLPHFWVAISMVFFVAATVFTLLKLCGDVGALGWWDLFINFGIAECFAFLVCTKWSNPVIHRSAHSREATSSSTTIRYLDWNSGLVVSAEEDQNQDRMCGLQDIGGHLMKIPVIGFQVLLCMRLEGTPANARHIPLLVLFSPLFLLQGAGVLLSACRLVEKIVLLLRTGAGTGLYFRVSSRAHDCFGFLHRGSRLLGWWSIDERSREEDARLFHEGASGYNTFSGYPPEIVKKMPKKDLTEEVWRLQAALGEQTEITKYSQQEYERLQNEKVLCRVCFEGEISVVLLPCRHRVLCSSCSDKCKKCPICRESIEKRLPVYDV